One genomic segment of Burkholderia pyrrocinia includes these proteins:
- a CDS encoding TMEM165/GDT1 family protein, giving the protein MSQAFLISTGAVALAEIGDKTQLLSLVLAARYRKPVPIILGVLVATLVNHGFAGALGEWLGALVTPSIMRWALAFSFIAMGLWILVPDKLDADEANANRSRLGVFGATLVAFFLAEMGDKTQIATVALAARFQDYIGVVAGTTFGMMLANVPAILLGDRFAHRLPTKLVHGIAAVLFVVLGALALLGIGA; this is encoded by the coding sequence GTGTCCCAAGCCTTCCTGATCTCCACCGGCGCCGTCGCCCTCGCTGAAATCGGCGACAAGACCCAACTGCTTTCCCTCGTGCTGGCCGCGCGCTATCGCAAGCCGGTGCCGATCATTCTCGGCGTGCTCGTCGCGACGCTCGTCAACCACGGTTTCGCAGGCGCGCTCGGCGAATGGCTCGGCGCGCTCGTCACGCCGTCGATCATGCGCTGGGCGCTCGCGTTCTCGTTCATCGCGATGGGGTTGTGGATCCTCGTGCCGGACAAGCTCGATGCCGACGAAGCCAATGCCAACCGCTCGCGGCTCGGCGTGTTCGGCGCGACCCTCGTCGCGTTCTTCCTCGCGGAAATGGGCGACAAGACGCAGATCGCGACCGTCGCGCTTGCCGCGCGCTTCCAGGACTACATCGGTGTCGTGGCCGGCACGACGTTCGGGATGATGCTCGCGAACGTGCCCGCGATCCTGCTCGGCGACCGCTTCGCGCACCGCCTGCCGACGAAGCTCGTGCACGGGATCGCAGCCGTGCTGTTCGTCGTGCTCGGCGCACTGGCGCTGCTGGGCATCGGGGCCTGA